ACTGGTGAGGGGGATCCTCCGGAAACACGCTTCCATGGTTACGTCCATGGCACCAGCCTGCCGGAAATGACGCGTGGGCGGTAGGGCCGGCTGCAAGGCGGCCGAAATCCCTCGGCATCGGACTGGCTTTGATCCGGTTCGGCAAGGGCAGGGCGCCGCCGCAGATCGCCATCGCTGTGCTGACGCGGCTCTGCTCGCCTGCGCGTTTCAGAAAGGGCGGGGCTGTTGGGCTTCGCACGGCAACGCTGTTCCCGCGCCTGCGGATTCTGCAGCATCGGAAAGGTAGAGGAGAAGCGCCATGTGCATAGGCATTCCCATGCGGATCGTCACCGCCAATGAGTTCGTCGCGAATTGCGAGCGTCATGGCGCAATATCTACAATCTCCCTCTTGCTTGTCGGCCCCCAGCCGAACGGGACCCACGTCCTCACTCATCTCGGCTCCGCCATTCGCGTGCTCGAGGCCGATGAGGCCCGGGCGATCGACGACGCGCTCGCCGCCCTCGTTGAAGCCAGCGAAGGCCGCGCCTTCGAACCGCTCCTTGCCGATCTTGTTTCCCGCGAGCCCGAATTGCCGCTGCATCTTCGCACCGATTGAAAGCAACACGTCCCAGCCTGTCGATGATGCTTTTCCCCTTACAGCTCACCGTAGCTCGAATTCTTCAGTTTGGCACGGCGCTTGCCAACGACCCCTTAGGAACGTTCGGAGTGCTGATTTGTGGAGGAGACAATGCCATCTAACCTGGTCCGCGCCGCGAGCAAGCGGACACTATCCGTCGTCGAGGAGACGAATTGCGATGCGCGTGTCGTACGATCGGCGGGCGAGCCCAACAACCCCGTGCCGGTCGTCACG
The sequence above is drawn from the Sinorhizobium fredii genome and encodes:
- the hypC gene encoding HypC/HybG/HupF family hydrogenase formation chaperone codes for the protein MCIGIPMRIVTANEFVANCERHGAISTISLLLVGPQPNGTHVLTHLGSAIRVLEADEARAIDDALAALVEASEGRAFEPLLADLVSREPELPLHLRTD